From Rana temporaria chromosome 5, aRanTem1.1, whole genome shotgun sequence:
TGTCACATGGAATTTGATCAACACATTTtctaatgcaattaaaaaaaaaatacactttaatttattaaaaacaaaacataatatatatCCCAATTTATGAAATATGAAAGATAATATTACATTaagtaaatatatacctaacatgtcacgctttaaaattgtgcacactcgtggaatgacaACAAACTCTggaacttaaaaatctccataggtgactctttaaaaaaatttacaggtcacctgtttagagttacatagGAAGTctagtgggagaattattgctctccctctatcgttcgtggcaatacctcacatgtgtggtgcgaacactGTTTACGTACCtaggtatgtgttcgcttctgcacgagcacggagggatgggggcactttaaattttctttttacaccatacctttaattttttatttttgcattttttttcctattacaaagaatgtaaacatcccttagaaAAAAAGGATAACagttcctctttatggagagatctggggtcaaaagcaAAGTATAAATAGATTTTGATAttttggttaaaacattttttaacttccACCCTGGACCAGAAGTGGTGCATGACGTTGCTCCGGGCTGCCAAGGCCATAGAGGAGACGATCAAAGATTTAgtattttatcatctctgtgATCAGCCAGCCGCAGCATCGGATAGTTTCTCCAGTGGAAACGGTAAACCAGAGAAACACAGATTCACAAAGGGAGGGGGAGGacacccccctcctgctgcttctaAAAGTGTTCCAGTGGCTCATGAGACACTGAGAACGCTTTTAAGAGAAAGCCAtacgctggctgaaaaaaaaaatactgaggtTATGTCCGATAGCCACAGCCATAATCCAGGTAAACCACAGCGTATATATACGTATTGTGGTCAGCAAGTGGCTAAGGAGTACAACACTCACTTGCCCTTTGGTATTAGAACAACAGAAATAGGATAGAACTATGGAGTTTTCTGACAGGGAGACCAGCCCAcaagaacactccgatcagcgctctctgccattggctgagggcGCTGATCAGGAGTCGGACGGCTACTGGTTTTCCAACATGCACGTccgacagaccgacatacacacaggcagaatgttGGCCGTTTATTTTTTAAACTAGAAAATGTCTCCCAAAAATTTCCCCATGTGTACCGGGCTTAACAGGTGAGTGGTTAACTGGGTGAGTATGTTTATGAGTAAAGTTTGTTGCcttatgttttagtttttttaggcTTTGTATTATCTTTCTGCAGTGTGGACAGGATGAAATTGAATATGCATGAATGCAGAAGTGCAGCGGTCATCTTTAAGGAGACCACTTTACAAAAGTTGCATTGAAGTGGAATCAGTGGTGCGTGGTCAGAGACCATTGGATCTGATGCTGTGCTGcccaggagaagagtgtggatcAGAGACTGCTGGTGATCCactttttctattgaaaagcctgtggcgtgcataacacaacccaaaaaatcctcccggtgcagaaaaaatgtgcacacacataaagagtaatACACAAAAACGTGCAAACATCAAGTGGTCCTCCGTgagacacggacccaacttccttggagggtctgccaaaacagaaccctcccaggtaAGGCTACCCCAAAGGAAGACCctatgagagcaggcgaactaacccagaaggccatgtccacccactcccaagacgttaagggctggcccgaggaccggcaccctactaatcacacacaaGGTGTACAAAcgtgcaccaaacaaaaaaagacataaagtgacaaacacggggaaaaatataaatgaaagtgggggagaaggaaggtgggagatGTGAGTGGAAAGTGACCATTGTGCAATACGATgcccggccctccggccaggaaacaaaaattcctctggtcccagccaaaaggcccagccctagaggcaggtgtaaaAAGGGTGTTTGTGGAGTCGTGGCCCTGGTGCCATACGAGTAAGTGCCCTCTCAAACActtgtgcaatgtatggcacccctggactgccactccagggtcactatctccacaggcttttcaacggacCCTGACCCCCGGCCCGGACCAGCAGCACCCTTtccagccaggaaggtaggagcTCTGAGAGATTGGCGAAAGCCCACGCCAATAGGCtactcccacctaatcacattcaGGAAATACTAAATGTTCCCCCAAGGAGAAGGAGGAGCTAGTGTTCGCTCCCGAACAACTGACCAGGGCAggcaccaccaaatccaggccagagGCCCGGCCCCTCAGCTTCGACCTCATGTTTCTCCAtccaaatcagaaggcttccGCCTCCACACCAGCAGGTTTAGCATCTGccgaccgccatccctttccacctcACCGTGTACTGGGGACGGTCAGCatagcaccacctactggcaactgataagaacagatttttttttattattattttatttaaaattccaCAGATAAAATACAGAGAAACATTGAtaagccaggcatcaaaaaattcaccgaaactcatggttgttactctccacggaaatctttagtaaaaggcaatatttaagtttattttgcaaagcaaatatacaaaaaacaaatactttcaacagggtacattctgctctgtactgcgacgcagcgcataaatacactacataACAATACAGTTCCAAGCAtacaattaaattacattcatccatcctgcggtatgatgcctgatgtgttgcgcagagttatgaaaccccgaaacatcacatcatgcatgacgccgcattaccctgaaaacagtagttaaaaaaaaacgtgtcaaaaaaaaaagtcaatgtcAGTGTAAACATACAGGCGGGGAAGGGGAAATCTTCAGACGTCCTCTTTCTCCTTAAAGTCCATCAAGGTATAGTCTCTCAGCAGGCTGAAGATCAGTCTGCGACAGTCCTCGATGGACATCCTCTGCCGGTGGTGAACGCGGCGGTTTCTGGCATACCATAAAGCGTCCTTAAAGCAACACAGCAgcactcccagaaaacatgaTGAGATGTTTCCTCCTGGATAATGCAAAAGGGGCAGTGCGTGTATCTGCCCAGGTGTCTGGCATGCAAGAATGTCCTGAGTAGCAATCCCCCTTGGATTGCCATCCATGCCTGATCTTTGTGCCTGTTGATGAGTCTCTTTGAAGAAACATTCCTCCAAACCACTTTGCAAGTGGCTGAAGGGAGGCCTGGAATCGACTCCAAGATGTCCGATGCTCTGATCAACTTGTAGATAGTTTTTGGCTTCCACAAGTCAGGCTTAACTCCATGCAGCCCCAGCTCCTTGATGAACTTGAAAGTATCCAAGTAATACCATGGAGGGTCCCAGTTGTAGGGGACGGAACTGTCCCATTTGTCCCATCCAAGAgacctccaaagaggcaggaggaaAAAACGGGACATGGAGTTACCGCCAGAGTCCACAGTTCTGTCAACCAAAGTCCTGCGGATGCAGTTACAGGCAAAGAACACCCTCAGTAATGTGGCGATGTCAGGCACGCCCTTACCGCCCTTGAGAGGTTCCTTGAACATAACAGTCCGCTTTACTCTGTCCATTTTGGAGCCCCAGATGAAGTGAAACACCGCCCTGGTGATGGCCTTGCAGGTGTTGTCCTGGGGGGGGCCAGGCCTGGGCGAGGTACTGCAACACAGGGAGAATCTCGCTGCGGAGTACCAGTGTTTTCCCTTCGATGGTAAGTACTCTGTTGCTCCAAAGTCCAAACTTCTGTCTCATCTTAGCCAGTCTTTCCTCCCAGGACTTCAGGGCTGCGCCCTCCGCTCCAAACCAGACTCCAAGAATTTTGATGAAATCCGCTTTGAGGCTGAACGGTATGGGTGCAGAAGAAGGCAGGAACCACTTTCCGAAGAGCATGACTTCCGACTTCCCGCAGTTGACCTTTGCCCCCGAAGCTTGGCCGAAGTCCTCGCACGTCTGGACGAGTGTGTCGATGGAGCGCTGGTCGGCACAGAACACCGTCACGTCATCCATGTAGAGCGAGCACTTGACCTCCCGTCTTTCCGGTCCTGGTGCGGTAATCCCTCTGATCTCTGGGTTCCGTCTGATGCTTTGGGCGAATAGCTCTATACAGCaaacaaaaagcagaggtgagagagggcagccttgtctgaccCCCGAGAGAACCTCAAAGGGGTCAGTTTTCCAACCATTTACCAGCACCAAACTACAAATGTCTTTATACATTACATTAACATACGAACAAAACAGTTCCCCAAGACCAAGCCTGCGCAGGGTTCTGCACATGAACTCATGGGAGAcacagtcaaaggccttctcctggtCAAGACTGACCAGGGCCGCATGCACACGGCGGTCCTGGATGTACTGGACCGTGTCCCTGACAAGCGCGAGGCTGTCTGCAATCCTTCTGCCAGGAATGCCACAAGTTTGATCCGGGTGGATGATCTGTCCGATGACAGATTTCAGCCTGTTGGCCAAAACCTTGGCGAGGATTTTGTAGTCCAcgttcaaaagagagatcggaCGCCAATGTTTCAGGTCCGATCTCTCCCCTTTGCGCTTATACAAAATCGTGATCATCCCCTCTCTCAGTGAAGGAGGCATTCTGCCCTCCACCACCATCTCCTCGTACAGCTCGAGCAGGTCCGGGCCCACGAGGTCCCACAGGGCTACATAGAGCTCAACTGGGAGACCATCGCAGCCCGGGGTCCTGCCCCGCCTAAAGGATTTAGCGGCAGAGTGCAGCTCCTCCAACACCAGGGGGGCGTTGACGGTCGATGAACCTGCAGGATCAATTTGGTTAGTGATACCTGACAGGAACCTGTCGGCTGCCTCCGAGTCCGTTTCTTTCGGGGAGTAGAGGTTGGTGTAGTAGTCTTCAACTACTTGCATTACAGCCTCCTTCCCCTTCTGGAGAGTTCCGGTCTCGTCACGCAGTTCAGACAAGGGAGTGTGTCCTGAATGGAGTTTCCTGAAAAAGAAAGAGTTACACTTCTCACCTTTCTCAAGATTCTCCACCTTGGCACGGAAGACAATGTGCCTGGATTCTTCCTCAAAGTACCCTTTCAGGCTCTTCTTGGTGTCCTCCAGGTCCTGCCTAACGTCCCAGCCGCAGTGGTGAAGGTCCTGCAGGGACTGCAACTCACGTTGCAGTCTCCTGAGTTCCTTCTTCCTTGCACACACTTGCTGTCGTCCccttgcctgaaagaagctgcgcaGCTTAACTTTCACAACCTCCCACCAATCACTTACCATTCCGAAGAATCTCTTTTCCTCCGTCCAAGAGGCATAGGCCTCCCGGAGTTCCCCCATCAATTcctcattttccagcagggtgGTATTCAGCTTCCAGGAACCTGGTCCGTGAGCAAAGCTCTCGCCCAGTTCACCCCGAAAGTGAATGGCCCTGTGGTCAGAGAAAAAGCAGGGGATCATGAAGAACTCACGATGCTTGACTGCTCTTGAAGTGAGCACGAAGTCAATCCTGGAACGCACAGATCCATCGGGTCGGCACCATGAATAATTCACGGTACCTTGCCCTATGGATCCCACGGCGTCCCGTAAGGATGCCTCCGAGATCATCTCCTTGAGCAGTTTAGAAGTAGCATCAAGTTTTGCGTATATGCTAGAACTGCGGCCATCCTCCTCTATCGGACAGTTAAAATCACCGCCGATCACTACTGCTCTGGTGGTGACAAGTTGCATTAATGGAAAAGATTGAGATCTCAGCCATAATGAAAAAGGGGTATGAGGTCTAGTTAGCAAGGGGCCGAACTTACCTCCCCGAAGGGGGCGGGTGGCTCCTCCATCTCCACAGCTGCCTGTTCTGGGTACTGGGTTATGCCCAGTTCCTCCAGGACTTCCTCAACTGTCTCACTGAAGTTGGCGGTGGGGATAGGCACATAGTCGGCCATATTCTCCTCCTCGCCTTCCTCACCTGCAGACTCCAGGTCCTCCACTACTTGCCCTGGTCCAGCGCTTTCGTGCTGGACCCCGTTGGGCCGTTTGGTGGAGGTGGCGGGTTGTTCTGCCAATGGGCTCACAGGCTTCCGTTTCCGGCCTCCTGTTTGGCCACTGGCAGGGGTGGAAGGGGGGAGGGCGGGGAAGTCCTCCATGGAGGACAGGTATGGGGTGGGCGGTGGGGCAGGAAGGGTCTCCTctgagccagagggggtgggtgggggtgggacagaggaggggacgTGGACAGGGACGGGGACAGGGGCAAGGACAAGGACAGGGGCAGGGGCAGGGGCTGGGGCAGGGGTATACTTACCTGTGGCCTTCCGAGGCTCTTTTGGTTTGCTTTCGGTCGGCTTCTTCCCAGAGCTGGAGGCTGGTTTACCCTGGATCAGGGCTCCAGCATAGGTCCGGGTCCTTTGGGGGCAGTGCCTGAAGGTGTGCTCTGGCAATCCGCAGAGGTTGCAGGCTTTGGGCCTAGGACAGTCCTTGGTCTCGTGGCCTGTAACCCGACAGATCTTGCAAGCAAGTTCTGTACACTCCTTTCCCATGTGTCCGGGACGGCCACATCTGTTGCAGTTGTAGGGTATCCCGGAGTAGAAAAGGTGTCCTGCAGATGATCCTAGCGAGAAGCACGCCTGCAGGTGCTGTAAGTCCCCCGAACGGTCTTTCCTGAGCTTGCATAGCACAGACCACTTCCCAATCCAGAAGCCGTTGACATCAAGGATTCGGACTGGGTCCTTTACCACGGTGCAAAACCTCTGTAGGTAGGTGGTTATGTCTCTGCTTTGGGTATGGGGATTCCGCATGGCCACCGTCACCCACTTCTCGTCCTGTGTTATAGGGCAGTTCGCAACGAACTTCCGAAAAGGGGATTCAGGGCCACTGGTCTTCACCATCTCCCAGTATCGTCTGCAGACTTGGAAAGACCCGAAAGTGATGTAGAAGATCCCTCTTGCGAAGGACTGCACCGAAAGCGTCTCCGCTTTGCTGAAGCCCTGCTCCAGGATCATCTTCTTTCCGAAGATCTCCGAGGTCATGTCAGGGACTCTTCCGTTCACctctttcagctgcagcacgacCGTCTGCTTCATCCAGGGCTCCAAGGTTGGCAGCCCGTCTGCAGGAAATTTCGGCTTCGCTGGTCTCGGTTGGCTGGCGCCGGCCGGGATGGAGGTGGAGGTTGAGGCGGAGACATTCTCGGGGACCTCGGAGGAAGTGGCTG
This genomic window contains:
- the LOC120941104 gene encoding uncharacterized protein LOC120941104; translation: MGKSQKKTEKVTDETKETEEMMRKNPAPATSSEVPENVSASTSTSIPAGASQPRPAKPKFPADGLPTLEPWMKQTVVLQLKEVNGRVPDMTSEIFGKKMILEQGFSKAETLSVQSFARGIFYITFGSFQVCRRYWEMVKTSGPESPFRKFVANCPITQDEKWVTVAMRNPHTQSRDITTYLQRFCTVVKDPVRILDVNGFWIGKWSVLCKLRKDRSGDLQHLQACFSLGSSAGHLFYSGIPYNCNRCGRPGHMGKECTELACKICRVTGHETKDCPRPKACNLCGLPEHTFRHCPQRTRTYAGALIQGKPASSSGKKPTESKPKEPRKATELFAQSIRRNPEIRGITAPGPERREVKCSLYMDDVTVFCADQRSIDTLVQTCEDFGQASGAKVNCGKSEVMLFGKWFLPSSAPIPFSLKADFIKILGVWFGAEGAALKSWEERLAKMRQKFGLWSNRVLTIEGKTLVLRSEILPVLQYLAQAWPPPGQHLQGHHQGGVSLHLGLQNGQSKADCYVQGTSQGRTLVDRTVDSGGNSMSRFFLLPLWRSLGWDKWDSSVPYNWDPPWYYLDTFKFIKELGLHGVKPDLWKPKTIYKLIRASDILESIPGLPSATCKVVWRNVSSKRLINRHKDQAWMAIQGGLLLRTFLHARHLGRYTHCPFCIIQEETSHHVFWECCCVALRTLYGMPETAAFTTGRGCPSRTVAD